Proteins encoded together in one Microbacterium oxydans window:
- the pip gene encoding prolyl aminopeptidase, protein MTKNLDALYPPIEPYETGELLVGDGHRVYWEVSGNPDGKPVVFLHGGPGSGTSPWQRQFFDPDIYRIVLLDQRGCGKSTPHAGEPDADLRHITTAHLIADIELLRRNLGIEKWQVFGGSWGSALALAYAQAHPDAVTELVLRGIFTLRRAELEWFYEGGAAALFPDLWESFLAPIPVLERSRMIEAYHRRLFDPDPEVHLPAAIAWSTWEAATVTLTPNAAQIAAMSDPRSATAFARIENHFFVHRGWWEEGQLIAGVDAIRHIPTVIVQGRHDVCTPMMTAWDLHRAWPEAEFVVVDDAGHAATEPGTQKALRAATDRFAR, encoded by the coding sequence ATGACGAAGAATCTGGATGCACTGTATCCGCCGATCGAACCGTACGAGACGGGCGAGCTGCTCGTCGGTGACGGTCACCGCGTCTACTGGGAGGTCAGCGGCAACCCGGACGGCAAGCCGGTGGTGTTCCTGCACGGCGGTCCCGGCAGCGGCACCTCGCCGTGGCAGCGGCAGTTCTTCGACCCCGACATCTACCGGATCGTGCTGCTCGACCAGCGCGGCTGCGGGAAGAGCACGCCGCACGCGGGCGAGCCGGACGCCGACCTCCGCCACATCACGACGGCGCACCTGATCGCCGACATCGAACTGCTGCGCAGGAACCTCGGCATCGAGAAGTGGCAGGTGTTCGGCGGGTCCTGGGGGAGCGCCCTCGCCCTCGCCTACGCGCAGGCGCATCCGGATGCCGTGACCGAGCTCGTCCTGCGCGGCATCTTCACGCTGCGTCGTGCGGAGCTCGAGTGGTTCTACGAGGGCGGCGCCGCCGCGCTGTTCCCAGACCTCTGGGAGAGCTTCCTCGCGCCGATCCCCGTGCTCGAGCGCTCGCGCATGATCGAGGCCTACCACCGTCGCCTGTTCGACCCCGACCCCGAAGTGCACCTCCCCGCGGCGATCGCCTGGTCGACGTGGGAGGCGGCGACGGTCACGCTGACGCCGAACGCCGCGCAGATCGCCGCGATGTCCGACCCGCGCTCCGCCACCGCGTTCGCCCGCATCGAGAACCACTTCTTCGTCCATCGCGGGTGGTGGGAGGAAGGGCAGCTGATCGCGGGGGTGGACGCCATCCGTCACATCCCCACCGTCATCGTGCAGGGCCGCCACGACGTGTGCACCCCGATGATGACCGCGTGGGACCTGCATCGGGCCTGGCCCGAAGCCGAGTTCGTCGTGGTCGACGACGCGGGCCACGCGGCCACGGAGCCGGGCACGCAGAAGGCGCTCCGCGCCGCGACCGACCGCTTCGCCCGCTGA
- a CDS encoding aldehyde dehydrogenase family protein has protein sequence MTSASTAATPATTSKSVPKEVASELGEGERERLDAAVDDLQVGARTWAALTVAQRVTLLRAVRTSVAATAEDWAHTAAASKGLDAKHPLRGEEWLSGPYSVLGALDAYIETLTRLANGTNPLDGITIDRAPGGRTRVHAFPLTGIDKFLLSGFTGEVWLEPGITPNAARASAGLAQRTPASSGGVGLVLGAGNVTSIPVLDVLYELLAHNRTALLKVNPTQDPLVPVYKRALAPLIEPGFLRIVRGGPAAGAYLTGHPGLVHVHITGSAATFDTIVWGPSKGTGAAATKRRRRENRPQLKKPITAELGGVSPIIVVPGAWTDADLTYQAEHIATMRLQNCGHNCIAGQVVIMSSDWDQADAFRAALRRAYANALERPIWYPGSPARMDLATEAYPDALVLGDRVLVEIDADDDSTALETTEYFAPVLGVVTVPGTGQEFLDAAVAHANERLQGTLGANLLIDPATEKALGTGFERAIADLHYGSIAINGWTAFGFITPTLTWGAFPGSTIEDVGSGIGVVHNALLLDGVERSVLRGPFRPFPRSLPIANGGGRVTILPKPPWFVSARTGAAVSEGLTRYRVDGNVVGLLKTLTKALQA, from the coding sequence ATGACTTCTGCGAGCACAGCCGCCACCCCCGCCACGACCTCGAAGAGCGTGCCGAAGGAGGTGGCGTCCGAACTCGGCGAAGGCGAACGCGAACGTCTCGACGCCGCGGTCGACGACCTTCAGGTCGGAGCGCGCACGTGGGCGGCGCTCACCGTCGCCCAGCGGGTGACCCTGCTGCGCGCGGTGCGCACGAGCGTGGCAGCGACCGCGGAGGACTGGGCCCACACCGCTGCGGCATCGAAGGGCCTCGACGCGAAGCATCCGCTGCGCGGCGAGGAATGGCTGAGCGGACCGTACAGCGTGCTCGGCGCCCTCGACGCGTACATCGAGACGCTCACCCGCCTCGCGAACGGCACCAACCCGCTCGACGGCATCACGATCGACCGCGCCCCGGGCGGGCGGACACGGGTGCACGCCTTCCCCCTGACCGGGATCGACAAGTTCCTGCTGTCCGGCTTCACGGGCGAGGTGTGGCTCGAACCGGGTATCACCCCCAACGCCGCACGCGCCTCCGCCGGGCTCGCGCAGCGCACCCCCGCCTCCTCGGGCGGCGTCGGTCTCGTGCTCGGCGCGGGCAACGTCACCTCGATCCCGGTGCTCGACGTGCTCTACGAGCTGCTCGCCCACAACCGCACCGCGCTGCTCAAGGTGAACCCCACGCAGGACCCCCTGGTGCCGGTGTACAAGCGCGCGCTCGCCCCGCTCATCGAGCCCGGATTCCTGCGCATCGTGCGCGGCGGACCCGCCGCCGGCGCCTACCTCACCGGGCACCCGGGGCTCGTGCACGTGCACATCACCGGCTCGGCGGCGACGTTCGACACCATCGTCTGGGGTCCGTCGAAGGGCACGGGCGCGGCCGCGACGAAGCGCCGTCGTCGGGAGAACCGCCCGCAGCTGAAGAAGCCGATCACAGCCGAGCTCGGCGGCGTCTCCCCCATCATCGTGGTGCCCGGCGCGTGGACCGACGCCGACCTCACCTACCAGGCGGAGCACATCGCCACGATGCGCCTGCAGAACTGCGGGCACAACTGCATCGCGGGCCAGGTCGTCATCATGTCGTCCGACTGGGACCAGGCCGACGCGTTCCGTGCCGCCCTGCGACGCGCGTACGCGAACGCCCTGGAGCGACCGATCTGGTACCCGGGCTCCCCCGCGCGGATGGACCTCGCGACCGAGGCCTACCCCGATGCGCTGGTGCTGGGCGACCGCGTGCTCGTCGAGATCGATGCCGACGACGACTCGACCGCCCTGGAGACCACCGAGTACTTCGCACCGGTGCTGGGCGTCGTCACCGTTCCGGGAACCGGACAGGAGTTCCTGGACGCCGCGGTGGCCCACGCGAACGAGCGGCTCCAGGGCACGCTCGGCGCGAATCTGCTGATCGACCCCGCGACCGAGAAGGCGCTCGGCACGGGGTTCGAGCGGGCGATCGCAGACCTGCACTACGGGTCCATCGCGATCAACGGGTGGACGGCCTTCGGGTTCATCACCCCGACCCTCACGTGGGGCGCGTTCCCCGGCAGCACGATCGAGGATGTGGGCAGCGGCATCGGCGTGGTGCACAACGCCCTGCTGCTGGACGGCGTCGAGCGCTCCGTGCTCCGCGGCCCGTTCCGTCCCTTCCCGCGGTCGCTCCCGATCGCGAACGGCGGCGGACGAGTGACGATCCTGCCGAAGCCGCCGTGGTTCGTGTCCGCGCGCACGGGCGCCGCCGTGAGCGAGGGGCTGACCCGCTATCGGGTGGACGGCAACGTCGTGGGTCTCCTCAAGACGCTGACGAAGGCGCTGCAGGCCTGA
- a CDS encoding MFS transporter translates to MSTEARPERAPARLSPRTIVLYAIGSLGTGGYATLPGLVLTYFLTDNLGVAALAAGLIVTAAKIWDVLIDPLIGAASDRQLARTGSRRGFMVTGALALPLFFALTFAVPPSWGPVAGAISVLLAFLATATAFSLFQVPYVALPAELTGSYDERTRLLGWRVVVLTAAILLFGAGGPALRNAGDDPVMGYLLMGIASGLVIGIGMLIASRTADVASRRTASALPVATPSSTWRDQYMSGFRALGRSQPFRALLGTFVLQALATGTMLAGAQYVATWVLRSEDAVTFVFVALVGPALLATPGWTVIARRVGKERAFAMASVLFTAAAASLVFAVWSPGAWIYASVAVAGIAYAGLQSLPMAMLPDVISHDERTSGPGQAGTFTGIWTAGETVGFALGATAVSLTLAATGYVSTVAGASVVQPEAAIAGIVLSFSVLPAVLMAASLLTLRHYRLRREDIDAVVTSDA, encoded by the coding sequence ATGAGCACTGAGGCTCGGCCCGAACGAGCACCCGCCCGCCTGTCCCCGCGCACGATCGTGCTGTATGCGATCGGCTCGCTCGGCACCGGCGGCTACGCCACCCTGCCCGGGTTGGTGCTGACGTACTTCCTCACCGACAACCTCGGTGTCGCGGCCCTCGCCGCCGGACTCATCGTCACCGCCGCGAAGATCTGGGACGTGCTCATCGATCCCCTGATCGGCGCCGCCTCGGACCGTCAGCTGGCCCGCACCGGCTCCCGCCGAGGGTTCATGGTCACCGGCGCGCTCGCGTTGCCGCTGTTCTTCGCGCTCACCTTCGCCGTGCCTCCCTCGTGGGGACCGGTCGCGGGGGCGATCAGCGTGCTGCTCGCCTTCCTCGCGACCGCCACCGCGTTCAGCCTGTTCCAGGTGCCGTACGTCGCGCTGCCGGCCGAGCTGACCGGCAGCTACGACGAGCGGACGCGTCTGCTGGGATGGCGCGTCGTCGTCCTCACGGCGGCGATCCTCCTCTTCGGCGCCGGCGGACCGGCGCTGCGCAACGCCGGCGACGACCCCGTCATGGGCTACCTCCTGATGGGGATCGCCTCCGGTCTGGTGATCGGGATCGGGATGCTCATCGCCTCCCGGACGGCGGATGTCGCCTCCCGGCGCACCGCGTCCGCCCTCCCGGTGGCGACACCCTCGTCCACCTGGCGCGACCAGTACATGTCCGGCTTCCGGGCGCTGGGGCGCAGCCAGCCGTTCCGCGCCCTGCTGGGCACCTTCGTGCTGCAGGCCCTCGCGACGGGGACGATGCTCGCCGGCGCGCAGTACGTGGCGACCTGGGTGCTGCGCTCCGAGGATGCGGTGACCTTCGTGTTCGTCGCCCTCGTCGGCCCCGCGCTGCTCGCGACCCCGGGGTGGACGGTCATCGCCCGACGCGTCGGCAAGGAGCGGGCGTTCGCGATGGCCAGCGTGCTCTTCACCGCGGCCGCAGCCTCCCTCGTGTTCGCCGTCTGGAGTCCCGGAGCCTGGATCTACGCCTCGGTCGCCGTGGCCGGCATCGCGTACGCCGGACTCCAGTCCCTGCCCATGGCGATGCTGCCCGACGTCATCTCGCACGACGAGCGCACCAGCGGACCCGGTCAGGCGGGCACGTTCACCGGCATCTGGACCGCGGGCGAGACCGTCGGCTTCGCGCTCGGAGCGACGGCGGTGTCCCTCACGCTCGCGGCGACCGGCTATGTCTCGACCGTCGCGGGAGCGTCGGTCGTCCAGCCGGAAGCCGCGATCGCGGGCATCGTGCTCAGCTTCAGCGTGCTGCCCGCGGTGCTGATGGCGGCCAGCCTGCTCACCCTCCGTCACTACCGTCTGCGCCGCGAGGACATCGACGCCGTCGTCACCTCCGACGCCTAA
- a CDS encoding glutaredoxin family protein, whose protein sequence is MTAPASDTITMFGADWCRDCIRTKKQLDELGVEYTYVDLVAEPTAADVAKEISGRTNIPVVVYPDASHHVEPSNADVESKLRELSLI, encoded by the coding sequence ATGACTGCTCCCGCTTCCGACACCATCACGATGTTCGGCGCCGACTGGTGCCGCGACTGCATCCGCACCAAGAAGCAGCTCGATGAGCTCGGCGTCGAGTACACCTACGTCGATCTGGTCGCCGAGCCCACCGCGGCGGACGTCGCGAAGGAGATCTCGGGTCGCACGAACATCCCGGTCGTCGTCTACCCGGATGCCTCGCACCACGTCGAGCCGTCGAACGCCGACGTCGAGTCGAAGCTGCGCGAGCTCTCGCTGATCTGA
- a CDS encoding SIP domain-containing protein produces the protein MSSACEHLEDPDWDSIEGAVLIAGDAADAGFIASIAARLPWDAQGVVILEAAARIQFRHIDVPEGVSVRWLVRGDGIRAHTRGERLANAVHAWCVEWTCTEPPSQWTVWLGPHTPPHVARMARSLLGVAN, from the coding sequence ATGAGCAGCGCATGCGAGCACCTGGAGGATCCCGACTGGGACAGCATCGAAGGTGCCGTGCTCATCGCGGGCGATGCGGCCGACGCCGGCTTCATCGCGAGCATCGCCGCGCGACTCCCGTGGGACGCGCAGGGCGTCGTGATCCTGGAGGCCGCGGCGCGCATCCAGTTCCGCCACATCGACGTCCCGGAGGGGGTGTCGGTGCGCTGGCTGGTGCGCGGTGACGGCATCCGCGCGCACACCCGCGGCGAGCGGCTGGCGAACGCCGTGCACGCCTGGTGCGTCGAGTGGACGTGCACCGAGCCGCCGTCGCAGTGGACCGTCTGGCTCGGACCGCACACTCCGCCGCATGTGGCGCGGATGGCGCGCAGTCTGCTCGGCGTCGCGAACTGA
- a CDS encoding adenylyltransferase/cytidyltransferase family protein produces MGTRIGYAVGAFDLFHVGHLNLLRHAKQHCDILIAGVVSDEMLRQVKGIEPVIPTAERAEIVKHISFVDDVYVETTPSKMDSWRDVQFTHFFKGDDWRGTDKGLRLEREFAEVGVEVVYFPYTAHTSSSSLRRALEAITAGANVPAVAATR; encoded by the coding sequence ATGGGGACGCGTATCGGCTATGCCGTTGGTGCTTTCGACCTGTTTCACGTCGGGCATCTGAATCTACTTCGTCACGCCAAGCAGCACTGCGACATTCTGATCGCGGGCGTCGTCAGCGACGAGATGCTGCGCCAGGTGAAGGGCATCGAGCCCGTCATCCCGACGGCGGAGCGTGCGGAGATCGTGAAGCACATCTCGTTCGTCGACGACGTCTACGTCGAGACGACGCCGTCGAAGATGGACTCGTGGCGCGACGTCCAGTTCACGCACTTCTTCAAGGGCGATGACTGGCGCGGCACCGACAAGGGCCTGCGCCTGGAGCGCGAGTTCGCCGAGGTCGGCGTCGAGGTCGTGTACTTCCCGTACACGGCGCACACGTCGAGCTCGTCGCTGCGTCGCGCGCTCGAGGCGATCACCGCGGGTGCGAACGTCCCCGCGGTCGCCGCGACCCGCTGA